The sequence GCCTTCAGCTCTGGTGTTCTGGCCCAGACTACCGAGCCCGTTGAGACCATCGACCCGGTTCCCACCTCTGAGCCCGTCGTTCCCCCTACCACCGTTGTTCCTACCTCCGTTGTTCCTACCAGCTCGGTCGCCCCATTGCCGCTGCCCACCGACCCCTGCCTGGCGGACTGCAACAAGAAGCACGATGCTTGCAACAGCGCTCCCGGTGCCAACCAcgcttcttgcgcttctgaCTACGCTCAGTGTCTTGGCTACAACCCATACGCCGACACTGGCTTTGTTGAGCCCACTGCTTGCTCCAAGAGCATGACCACCGTCCCCGTCCCCCAGAAGACCGAGTCCCCCGAGGTCTGCTGTGTCACTTGTACCACCACCTACAAGGCCTGCTGTGACGCTGCTGGCGGTATCATCGACCACTGCAAGATCGAGTACACCACTTGCCTGGGTTACAACCCCTTCGACATCATCCCCTGGGTTGAGCCTACCGTGTGCAAGCACAACGAGCCCAAGCCCCCCAAGCCCACCGGAACCCCTGAGGAGTGCTGCATCCAGTGCACCACTGTCTATGACTCTTGCTGTGCCGCCGACGGTGCCATCATCGAGAACTGCAAGGCCGAGTACACCATCTGCCTGGGCTACAACCCCTGGGATATTGTCCCCTGGGAGAAGCCGATTGTCTGCAAGCACGGTGACAAGCCTTACCCTCCTCCCAAGGACGGTGAccacaaggacggcaagatcATCGTTGGCCCCCCTACTAAGCAGCCTTCTGGAACTCCTGAGGAGTGCTGTGTGACTTGCACTACCACTTATAAGGCTTGCTGCGACGCTGCTGGTGATGTCATTGACCACTGCAAGGTTGAGTATACTACCTGCCTCGGATACAACCCCTTCGACATCATCCCTTGGGTCGAGCCTACTGTCTGCAAGCACGGCGACTCTACTGGTACCAAGAAGGGTGGCGACAGCAAGGACAACGGCGGCAAGATCATCAGCGGCCCTCCCACTTCTCAGACCGGCACTAAGCCCAACACTGGCAAGAAGGGTACCCCCGAGGAGTGCTGCATCGAGTGCACCGCCATCTACAAGAAGTGCTGCGATGAGGCCGGCGACATCATTGACCACTGCAAGGTTGCCTACACCTCTTGCCTGGGCTACAGCCCCTTCGAGGTTGTCCCCTGGGTTGAGCCCACCGTCTGCAAGCACCCCGACGACGATGTTGTCATTGTCAGCGGCGGTGAGAACCTCCGACCTGCCCTGGCTCTCCTTGCCCTGGGTGCCATTGCTCTTCTCTGTAAGTCCCCGACTCTCTCACAGATTTACTCAGCTGCTAACCACATATCCAGAAATGAGCCCAGCTGGCGACCCAAGCAGTCGCAGtcttcttcccttcttcttctgctgacCCTCTTACCACTTCGACTCTTCTTTGTTGCCCCGGGGTGATCCCTGCAGTTGTGTGTGCCTTTCTCAGGCGGGGACAAAAAACTCTTTTACATTCTTATGAATCTCATGCTTTATGGACTTTGCCATTCTCTTGGCGGGAAAACTTTTGTGCTGAACGACACGTATGTAATTACAGCTATGATTGGATCGAGCCCTAGCCGGGTGACGGTACTGGAACCTTGGGGCAGCTTAGCTTTAATGTATCGAATAATTCGCTTCACACTCAGTATGCAGTTGGCTTGACCGCTTTGTGATTGTGCTTTGTGTCTCGTCTTAACTGAGCCTGCTATAAGTCTATCCTACAATGTGTCAGACCGCAACTTATTAAGGGGCAAGCAGCCAAACTTAACTGCTGTTCTCAGCCTGACTTCTTACTAACCGGTTTCAAGGTAAAATGATGCATGAAACAGATATATCCAATCCTTGGCGGAACATCCCCCGTCGTCTCCAATAGAACATGACCCCAGATTAATCCACCAACCATCCACCATCCCCGCAAACTCAATGCATTGAGCTCGCCTGGATACCGGCATTTGACTTGAAACGTCTGAAACCAGGCTCGGAAGACGTGGCTCCGGGGGAACCGAATGATCTTCAAGGCTAAACTCGTTGCTACCTCGTATTAATCCGGCTGGAAATTGCTATTCTCCACCAATCGCGTTTAAAGTTTGAACGTTGTACGTAAATGGGACGGGTTTCTAGAAGACAGCAATGGGAACTTATAAAGAGCTGGATGACTTGATCAATGATGGTTATTGGACCAGACTACTATCGACTTTGTATGAGTAGCCAAGATGAAGTTGCTTGCCACCTTGAGTTTTGTTACTGCGGCTTTTGCTGCCAGCCGAACCTCTGCACCTAGCGGATGTTTGACTGTGCGAAAGTCCCCGTCCAGTGGCCAATACGGCACTATCCAAGCTGCCGTCAACGCCCTCTCCACCAGTGCGAGTGGCTCTCAATGCATCTTCATCGACCAGGGCACCTACAACGAGCAAGTCCTCGTGCCCAAGCGCTCAGCTCAGCTGTCCATCTACGGATACACTGCCGACACCAGCAGCTACAGCGGAAACAAGgtcaccatcaccgccaaGAAGAGCCAGGCTGATGGTCTCAACAACGACGAGAGCGCCACTCTCCGCGTCAAGTCCCCCAACTTCAAGCTGTACAATGTCAATGTTGCCAACACGTACGGCAAGGGCAGCCAGGCTGTCGCCTTGAGCGCCTACGCTGACAGCGGATACTACGGATGTGCCCTCACTGGATACCAGGACACTCTTCTCAGCAACGAGGGTTACCAGCTGTACTCCAAGTGCCTGATTCAGGGTGCCACTGACTTCATCTTTGGTCAGAAGGCCTCGAGCTGGTTTGAGAAGTGCGACCTTCGCGTCGTCAGCGCTTCGCTTGGCTACATCACAGGTAAGAAAGAAGCGGAGCATCACAAATACTCGCGTACTAACCACCCCAATAGCCAACGGCCGTGACTCTTCTTCTAACCCTTCCTACTACGTCTTTAACAACTGCAACATCGCGGCAGCCTCTGGCAACTCCGTCTCCAACGGCGCGTACTACCTGGGCCGTCCCTGGAGAGAGTATGCCCGCGTCGTCTTCCAGAAGACGAGCATGACCTCTGTCATCAACGCTGCCGGATGGAAGGTGTGGAACACCGGCGACGAGCGCACCAGCAACGTCATCTTTGGAGAGTACAGCAACACTGGTGCTGGAGCTTCGGGCACGCGAGCTTCTTTCTACACTAAGCTTTCTTCGGCAGTGTCTATCTCGACTGTCCTGACGGGCAGCTACGCCTCCAAGGGCTACTATGATGCCTCTTACATGTAAAGAGTATCTGATGCAGAATGCGCCTTGCACTGCGTGTGAGGCAGTTGGCAAAAGGGAGACGCGACGCTGATTCGCAGGTGATTTCACAAGTACATATTCATGGCGCGATTTCGCCAGAAATACGAATATTCTTTCTCGTTTCAAGGTTCTCTGTGATGAATAGTACGCATTTACTGGCCCCATATTACGCCTTATCAACTAGCATTGCGTGATCTTGGATCCGGCCTTTGCGGAGCCGACTTTCCAGGGTTTCATCCGCTCGATGAGATGGCATTAACACTCAGCAATTGCTGCGCTTTATTCTGCATGCATCCTATTGAATCAACACCGAAAATCTCGTTTCAACCGTTCTTTAAACTTTAGCGATCCCTTACATCTTCGTTGCCATCAATGTCCCTCCACAGCGCCAATTCCGAGACATCACCGACAGTGAACTCGCATCAAGATGGCTCCAGCAAACCCAGCGCGCTAGCATGCACCGAATGTCGCCGAAAGCACGTCAAATGCGATGCCGGTTCTCCTCAATGCATACGCTGTCAGACTCAGGGACTGCGATGTCGCTATGAGCCATCGCGACGAGGCCTAAAGCGACGAAAGCTTCACCATTTTGCTTCACGTTCTCCAGCAGACTTGTCAACGGTGGGGGCGTCAACGGATTCAACTCTGAGAGCTGGTCGGCGAGAGCCTGAGCAAATCGTCTGGGATTCCGCCGATCCTCACAGTGCTCTCACAGACTTCCAACCCTCCGTCGATGGAAATGATTACCCGTGGAGTGAGCCAAGCCTTGGAGAATGTCTTTTACAAAGCGCGCAGACCGCTGGTGATGAGACTGAGCCGGTGGAGGACGACACTCTTCTCATCAATCTTTTCTACACAAATTTCTTTCGAGCACATCCCTTCCTGGTGCCTCGAGCGCTCTACACGTTACAGAACTATCCTCCATACATGAAATTGGTCATTCATCTCATCGGCTGCCATTATTCCGGAACGATATGTAGCGAGACGATGCAAGGCCTGGCAGACGATGCACTAAAGAAGGCATGGGACCGAGGAGAGCGCAACTTTGTGCTGGTCCAGGCTCTTCTACTCTTTTCCATGATCCTTCATGCGCGCTGCGTATACGACAGATCCCGCTCAAGCCTCTCTGAAGCTATCTCTCTCGCCCTGGACCTCAACATGCACCGCAAATCATTCAGTGTCACCCACTCGGCTGGATCTCCAGTCGTGGAAGAAAGCATTAGGAGAACTTGGTGGGAGCTCTACATCACAGACGGCTTCATGGCCGCGCTCGACCACAAGCCTAACTTTCGATGCAATTCGGTCAAATCAGACATGCCTCTTCCATGTGAAGAATTTCTATACTCCGGGGAACCGCTGTTATTCGAACCTTCGACGCTTGAACAATTTGAGTCGAGGATATACACCAATGACGACCTCCCCTTTTCGTCTTTCGCGTACCGCATAGAGGCTGCCCAGCTCTTCGCTCGCGCGCTGTCGATAGCCTCGACTCATGAAGTCCATCGTGACCAGATCCAAAATGTCGACAATCTCTTGGCTGCCTGGCCGCATCACCTGGGTGTCGGTAAAGCAGAGCCTGTGGATTCTACAGGGGGCGTGGATCATACGCTCCTCCAAGCACACGCTGTCGCCGAGTACACGACCATGTACCTCCACTTTCCCCGAAGTGATCTTGTAGGTGTCATCGCAGCGGCCTCGGGAATAAAGTCTAGCCTGGATCTATTACCGACCTACTCAAGGTCGATGCATGGTATCAAAGCagtcgaggctgccaagcgCTTCATCGATCTGGTTGGTCTAGAATCATCAGCCCTCAAACACAGTCCCTTGATGCTCAATGGGTTGCTTCTCAGCTGCACCATTCAACTATCCGCTTCTTCACTACGCCCATCTCGATATTCCGGCCAATTCCACAGTCGTCTGTGCCTGAGTCTCGGCATACTAAAAACACTGTATCCGGTTTGGGCACTGGCTCGAGAGGTTTCGGATGGCATCAGGTCAATGGCTAACCAGGCCTTGCCCAGGAAGAAAGACATGGCATCAGATTCAGCTTTGTCTCTCGTTGATAGTGGGATTAATGTGAGCTCCCTGGCAGAGGTGGACATGGCATTCTCTTGGATGGATTTTCCACCGCAGTTACCGGCGATGTCGGAGCAAGACGAGCAGAATCCAGGCAGTTAGTAAGCGGAAACAACAAGAAAGAAAATGCCGATTATATTCTCAATTACCCACTTAGTTGACGATCATACATTGCAAGAACGTTGGGGACGAACGGAGCTGCCCTCGCTACTCCATGTCATGCTCTCGGCATCTGCGGACATCTATCATACCGGATCCTCTTGGATGGCTCTTGATTCCCATTTTCTTTGAGTTTACCAGGTATAAGAGTGAATACGAGCGTGACGAATCCTCCCGAGTTACCCGGTGGTTTGGAACTGAAGTCCGAGATAATTTTAGCCATGAACTCTAAACACCGTCACGGGCCACAACACGAACCCACAAATCCGAATGTATGGAAATTAAGGGACTATTGCAGGGTTCTTTTGTCCTCATATGGACACGGCCAGGATTTTCTACACCGGTAGTGACGTGCGGGATGTTGACAGCGGGAACTTGTCTTGTCGCCGAGAATTGACTGACGGACAACGTGCCATGGAAGACATCGGTCCTAGTTGTGCATAGGTAGAAACGACTATATATGCAGCAACCTGCTTGGCAACGCCAAGTCTTGTGAAACCAAACAGTTTTCAACTATTGGTCACTCGTCTTTCAATATTCATACATCTGTGCACACGATGAGGCTTCAGCTTCTCAGTAACGTGCTCTTACTGTGTAGCACGCTTGTCAATGCCCTAGACCTTGCCACAGCGAAGGCCAAGGGTATCATTCCGAGACGTCTACAGTCTCACGACAAGACTCGACAGCACCCTCGAGATGTACAGCACACAGTGAGCTACATCTGGAACGGGGGTGAAGTCGCCGGACCACGCTTTGCCTCGGTAACGGCGGAGGTTGTCATCCCAAACATCACATTTCCCTATGGCTACAACTCCACCGCATACTACAGCTCGTCCGTCTGGGTCGGTATCGGTGGTGACCAAAACAGGTGCGATGATCCTGCAAGGGTCTACAATGGAGGAATCATCCAGGGAGGCTACTACTACCTATACGATAAAGAGGGTGATTTTGGTGTCTTTGCATTCTATGAATGGTGGCCCAACCCGCCCATCTTTTTGGATGACACCCAGGGTATCTTGACCGATATTGGGGATCATGTGCGCATGACGGTGACACAAAAGGACAACACTACGGGCACTTTTACTTGGGAGAATTTCACCCAAAACAGGAAGTGAGAAATCCCCTCGTCGTGCTCTTCCTCTGTAGCTAACCTTGCTTCCAGATTCGATATTGACCTAACCGCACCGGCCAACGGCACTCTTTGCACGAACCACGCAGAGTGGATTGTCGAGAGCTTTATGACACCTCAAGACCCCGACTCTTACTTTCCTGATTTTGGAGAGCTCACATTTcacaaggtcaaggcggTTTCGGAACAGGGCAAGACGGCATCGCTGGCTGATGGTTATATCATCGCTGCTGAGCCGAAGCTAGGCAGTGGTAGGCAGTTGACGAGCTGTGAGATGGTGGATTCGGAAACTACCACGTGCAAGTGGCTTGGATATAAGGGCATATTTGACTAGACAGGTAGACGTTTGTGGTGTCATGTAACACAGTCATATTCTTATTTGAACCACCTTCGGCATCTCCGTAGTCACCGAACTCTTGCCATCACAAAAACATTTTACGTCTAGAATCAAGTCCGAAGCAAGCTAGTCTAGAAAGGATTCAGGTCCCCGACACCACAGCTATAAAGCAACGCAAGACGCCGTCTTCAGGTACCAGACAGCAACTCATCATTTCGAAGCAGGATTGCACCATCGCCCTTTCCTGGGAGCCCTTACTAGCACAAGCTACAGTATTCCTATCAGCTTATCTCTTTCAAAAACCATTCGCCTCCGGCACTTCGATCCGAGTGTACCCACTCCGGAGCCGCATGGCGGAGCCGCGTCCGAACCCATCGCATCAACGGCCTTTGCCACAGTGAAGACAATTTTTAGTTTCATCAGAAAGGGATCATGTCGAAACATATCAAAAATTCCCTTTGGATGACTTTATGTTAAAGTGGTGTAGACATTTGTGGGAGAAAACGCGTATTAATATGGTCACTGGAAGAGTCAGAGGAGCGAGCAATCGTATTATAAACCGACCTAACACTTCATATCACCAGGTCACCATTATTAGGCCCAGAAAAAGACCTAGAATCCCTCTTCAAGGTTCGCTCACAATTAGAGTTTCTTAACAGTCGACCGTCAGTCGATAGTTCGACCACGTGTGAAGCGAAACCGCAAACCAACAAGTTCACATCGGGCAGCACCATGGCCCAGAATAAGAACGCACGGATAACTCGATCATTCCACTAGAGAAGATATACCCACTAACCCAAAGGAGTCGATGGTCGCCGGCGAATCGGTGACAGCTTTTTCTCACGTATCCTCTTTCGTCCAGAAGACGCCGACAACACCTCACCGAGCACGTCAGAGTCTTACTTGAAGAGATCCGTATTTAAGACAAAGCAAAGACGCGCCAAGATGGATCTCCAGTTCGATGCAACAGCAGGACAGATTCTCCACCAGAAAGCAACGCCTTGAACATTCCTGCACGATGAGCGACGAGAAGCACCCCATCCCAGCTGTGGATGCGAGCTCCAGCAGTTCGCTGCATGACGGGAATGTCATCTCCAACAAGGCTGCTGATGAGACCTTGGAGCTCATTGAGCAGTATGGAAATGATGTTGGTGAGCTGACACCCgagggggagaagaagctgaagcgcAAGCTTTACATCCACGTCCTGCTCCTTGTCACATTCATTGACTTTATGCTCTATGCAAGTACATCTCGAATATCTAGAGCGAGCCTGAATTCGGTTACTGACAATGCATGAAACAGGTGGACAAGTCAACCTTGGGCCAGGCTACTCTCCTGGGTCTCTTCGAGGATACTGGCCTCAACAATGCCGAGTATAACAATTTGAACTCGCTTTTCTACACCGGTGAGACTCAAACACCAAATCTTGAATCGCGTTTGTGATAGGTTCTAACCATGTATCAGGCTACATCCTCGGTCAGGTCCCTGGACAGCTTCTTATCCAAAAGCTCCGACTCCGCACCTACATCTCCGGCACAATCTTCTGCTGGGCCGTGGTCGTCCTCTTGCACTGCGTCGCCAAGAGTTATGGAGCCCTCATCCCTCTTCGCTTCTTCCTCGGATTTGTCGAGTCCTCAGTAATCCCAGCTCTCGAGATCACAATGGCCATGTTCTTCACTCCCCAGGAGCTTCTACACGTCCAGCCCTTATTCTACATCTCGTGCATCGGCTCGCCCATGTTCACTGGATTGGTCTCTTATGGCTTGCTCTTCAGCAAGGTCAGCACCAGCCCTTGGAAGTTCTTTATGATCATCACAGGTGGCATTTCTCTGGTTCTTTCCGTCATCACATGGTTCGCGTACCCGAACAACCCCGCAACAGCCTGGTTCTTAAGCACCGAGCAAAAGGTTCATGCCATTCGTCGAGTCCACGACTCGACTCGAAGCTCTATTGAACAAAAGACGTTCAAGAAGTACCAATTCTACGAAGCCTTGAAGGATCCCGTTTCTTGGCTATTTGCCGGTTCGGGCTTCACTCTGATGCTGGCCAACAACCTCCCCTATCAACAGAGTCTGCTTttcctcgacctcggcgtTTCTCCCCTGGGATCTACTTTGGTCTGGGTTGCCTCTGGCGGCTTCGCCATTCTTGCCTGTATTACGGCGTCACTCCTCATCCGGTTCTTCCCCAACTACAGCGCCTGGTGGGCAGCGCTTTGGTGCATCCCCTGTATCGCAAGCAGTATTGGCATGGTGACAATTCCTTGGCACAAGACAATCGCACTCCTGGCTTGTTTGATCCTCCCGCCGAACTGCTTCGCGCAGACCTGGATCATCTCCCTCGGCTGGCTTTCCTCCAGCTGTGCCGGTCATACCAAGCGTCTCACTCGCAACGCCATGTTCATGATTCTCTACGGCATCTCCAACATTATTTCGCCACAGCTCTGGAAGACTGGAGGATACCGATACTACGGCGCCTGGGCCACGCAGATTGTCGCCAGTTTCACGCTGACGCCTATTCTGTTGCTCGCTATTCGATTCATCTTGGTTAAGCGGAACAAGGAGCGCCGACAGTGGATTGCCGAACAGGCTGCCCTTGGCAACCATGGAGAGGGCTATGTTGAGCAGGTGGTGGGTGATGAGacggtcaaggtcaaggttgacGTTTCGATGCTTGATCTGACTGATCTGGAGAACAAGTTCTTTATTTACCCTCTCTAAGCTTGGTTGAGTTAGTAATTAGGCCAAATGTAGTAAATCtcgctataatattataggatCTGGTAGTTAATCGCAAGGAATTTCCTTTCTCGATCAAGTGTGCTATTCCATGAGTCCTGTAGATGAACTGATGGCAGATGGAGTGCCGTAATATGTCACTACGCCTTCAACTCAGCTTAGACTAAGGGCTTTTCTTCCCTTGTGCCACAGGTTCCATAGTAGCCCCTGTCATGTGGCCGACGGTCCGAAGTTGGGCCTCAACGCGTTCAACGCCGAGTGGCAAGGAGCAGCCAAGTAGGTAGGTAATTAACATATCATCCGAGATTTATCAGATCTCTGATTAAATCCAACCCCAGTTATATCTACCCTGTGTCCTTTCAGATTATCACTCCTCTTGCGTAACAGCAGTGTGGGGGATCACGTCGGGCCAACCTTCGGCGGCCGGCGGCCACTTGTTCAACGACATGATTACCAACACCGGCTTTAAGTCCCCAATTAAACCCAGAAAACCCGTTAGATCATGCGAGCAAATCTTGGCAAGGATTCTCGGCAGAGAAGGTGTTCACGCGAGATGAAATCTTAGCCTCCGCCCTTGGTTGACATCCCCATAGACCCACTTCCGCCCAACTTGTACATCCGCCTTAGCACGACAAGTATGAAGACTAGCGAGCTCAAGCCTTGTTCAGCAAGGGCGGAAAACTCGAGTTGGTGGAAAAGTGAAGTTCATGCGCTCTTGGGGCTTTTATGCTCAATAAAATCCTTCCTCGAGGCGAGCTGCAGCCACAAAAGCCTCCAAGCCTTTCTCGAAGACAGCTAGAACGCGCATCATCTTGGCATCTCACAGACCTCACGACAACGAAGATAAGAAACCACGGGGTTATTGCGGGGTCCCGCCATATTCTCCGGGGTACAAAGGGGAGAACAGGGACTCAGAAAGCAATTCATTATATAACGGTTATTCAACTCATGTCATCGCGGCTCCACCAATCTTCGCCCTAACACGACAAGAGGGTTCGAGAATCGGATGGTGCCTCGACTCATCGGATCAGATAAAATGGCTTCGTGCGTCTACCTTTTTGGAAAATGTGAGGTAGTAGTCCCAGTAGTTTGGTGAAGAAGGCCtttctttgcttctttgGAATCTTGGCCTGTTTCTTGCTTTTCGTCATCTACAACCGCCATCATGGATATCCAGACCAAGACAGAGGCCCACGACTCGACACAGTCGTCCAAGTCTGTCGACTTCGAAGCTGCCGATGATACTCAGCTGGAGAGAGGACTCCATGGCCGACACCTCCAATTCATCGCCATCGGCGCTGCCGTAGGAACAGGCTTGTTCATCGGAACGGGAAACGCTCTTGCAACAGCCGGGCCTGTTTCTCTGCTCATCGCCTTCATCTTCGTGGGCAGCCTACTCTTCTCAGTCATGGTTGCGCTTGGAGAAATGGCTGCCTACATCCCTGTCGCAGGCGCTTTCACAACCTATGCCACACGCTTCCTCGATCCCACATTTGGTTTCGCCATGGGCTGGGTTTATTGGTTCAGCTGGACAATCACATTCGCCCTTGAGTTGACCGCCGCTGGCCTTATCATTCAATACTGGGACAAGAGCCTAAACATCGGTATCTGGATTGCTGTGTTTTGGGTTCTCTTCACTATCGCCAACTTCCTCCCGGTGCGGTGGTTCGGAGAGTTTGAGATGTGGTTCTCCAGCATCAAAGTCATCACTATCAttggcttcatcatcttTTCCATCTGCGTTAATGCAGGCGTTGGCCAACAGGGCTACCTGGGCTTCAAGTACTGGGGCACGCCGGGTGCGTTTGCTGAACATCTCGCAGAGGGCGCGACTGGCAGGTTCATCGGCTTCTGGTCCGTCATGATCACCGCCGGGTTCAGTTACCAGGGCTCAGAGCTTGTCGCCATCGGAGCTGGAGAAACCAAGGATCCCCAAAAGACAATTCCTTCTGCTATGCGTTGGACCTTCTGGGgtgtcttctccttcttcatctcgaccGTCTTCTTTCTCGGCCTCAATATCCCATACACAAATGAGGGCCTTCTCAGTGACTCTCAAGACGCTTCAGCTTCtcccctcgtcatcgtcgcccAACTTGCCGGAGTCCCGgtcctcccatccatcctcaaCGCAGTACTCCTTACCGCTGTTTTGACTGCCGCCAACTCGGATGTCTACTCGAGCAGCCGCATTCTTATCTCTTTGGCTGACTCAGGCCATGCCCCAGCTttcttgaagaagacgaaTCGCTTCGGAACACCATACTACGCAGTCGGATTCTGTGCCATTTTCGGATTTCTGTCATTCCTCAACCTGTCCAACGATGGCACAGTAGTGTTCAACTGGTTCCTCAGCATAACCTCGGTGGCAGGATTCATCGCCTgggccatcatcaacgtGTGCCATATCCGTTTCATGAAGGCCCTGTCTTTCTATCAAATCCCTCGATCAAGCCTACCCTACGTGGCCCCTTTCCAGCCATACCTCTCTTGGTACGGGCTAATATTCACTGTCCTCATCATTATCACAAGTGGCTTTGAGGTGTTTATTGAGTGGGACACCAGCAAGTTCTTCACAAACTACATCAGTTTGATCTTGTTCGTCGTCCTTGTCGCCGGACACAAACTCCTTTTCAGGACAAAGATGGTCCCAATTCAGGAGATGGATATCGTCACAGGGAGTGCGTAGAGGCGCAGTGTGACTAAGAAAAAACCGTACtgtttaattacttataattttcATAATGAGATTCCCTGTAACATCCATCCGAATCCAATATTGTGATACATTATCTCGTGCTTGTCCTTCTAGATTCAACTGAGGCATCAGGGTCAAGGTGTTGTTCTGGGGAGCGCGTATACATGCTTTATGCATCCTCCGATCTCGCCCTGTTAGTTGTGCATGCTTTGTCCAGGTCTGAGCCTATCGATAAGATACATCGATAAGGAGCTCCCCAGTTAAAAAGCTCAATGCCAAAGATGATTGGTTTGATATCCTTGCCGGCATCAAATTGCATCGGGTGCTACCCCACACCCCGGCTCCCAGCTAAGCAGACCTTTTCCTTCCAACATCCAACTCCAATCTTACCTTTCTACCTCTTGATCCCTCGTGACGCATCAGCGACTTGTAAATCTGCAGATCTCAGTGTCCTTGCAACCCAAGCTCTCTCTAATCACCTTTCTTGAGCTTTTTTTCACATGGGTTTGTGATTCAGCGAACAGTCAAATCGTGACATGTCAGACTTGCATCATTCCATGCCACGGCATTCAGTGGCTGCCCTTGGCTGACCCTCCCAACACAACCCTCCGAGGGCCAAGCACGGGGAGTCGGGCCAGCCTCTGGGCCCCTCATGTATAGCTTCAACGTGAAGACAACGGTGAAACAATTTCGATCTCGGCTATTGCACCCTTCACTCTGAACCGCCTGAACGTCAATAGATGAGCTTTTCGCACAGACGTATATAGCGGGACAAGTTCGGTCATGCCAATTTCCCCCACCTTGCCTGCACAAAGTCAGTCCCTGTGAGCTATCCCAAATTAAAGCTGCTCCTTCTGCTCTGCGCCCTGAAGAGCGACAAGCCAGGAGGCTCTCTCAGGAGCGTACAGCTCAACATCAATCTTCCCAGTGAAATTGGTCGGGTCCGTGAGTGTTCCCGCCTGAACGAATTTCACTCCTTTAAACTGGGGCGCCGAAGCCTCTTTCCACACGGTCGTCCCACAGTTGggacagaagaagagggtgaTAAACATGCCGGTCTCGTGCTCAGTGGAAAATACCTTGGGCTGGCCACTTTCCACGGTGAACTTTTCGTCTGGGACTACAAAATTGGTAGTGTTTGTCCCTCCTGAGATCTTGCGGCAGGTGCCACAGTAGCATACAGCCTTGCCAAAGGTTAGGTAGTGATCGAGTCGTAAGTTGAGGCGGCGTTACCTTCATAGCTGGCTCATCCGTGTATGAGTAGGTGCATGCCCCGCAGAGACAGCTACCAGAGTTGACGGGAGCCATTGCTCTAACGATGGCGAAGTTGC comes from Fusarium falciforme chromosome 11, complete sequence and encodes:
- a CDS encoding Pectinesterase; translated protein: MKLLATLSFVTAAFAASRTSAPSGCLTVRKSPSSGQYGTIQAAVNALSTSASGSQCIFIDQGTYNEQVLVPKRSAQLSIYGYTADTSSYSGNKVTITAKKSQADGLNNDESATLRVKSPNFKLYNVNVANTYGKGSQAVALSAYADSGYYGCALTGYQDTLLSNEGYQLYSKCLIQGATDFIFGQKASSWFEKCDLRVVSASLGYITANGRDSSSNPSYYVFNNCNIAAASGNSVSNGAYYLGRPWREYARVVFQKTSMTSVINAAGWKVWNTGDERTSNVIFGEYSNTGAGASGTRASFYTKLSSAVSISTVLTGSYASKGYYDASYM
- a CDS encoding Zn(2)-C6 fungal-type domain-containing protein, giving the protein MSLHSANSETSPTVNSHQDGSSKPSALACTECRRKHVKCDAGSPQCIRCQTQGLRCRYEPSRRGLKRRKLHHFASRSPADLSTVGASTDSTLRAGRREPEQIVWDSADPHSALTDFQPSVDGNDYPWSEPSLGECLLQSAQTAGDETEPVEDDTLLINLFYTNFFRAHPFLVPRALYTLQNYPPYMKLVIHLIGCHYSGTICSETMQGLADDALKKAWDRGERNFVLVQALLLFSMILHARCVYDRSRSSLSEAISLALDLNMHRKSFSVTHSAGSPVVEESIRRTWWELYITDGFMAALDHKPNFRCNSVKSDMPLPCEEFLYSGEPLLFEPSTLEQFESRIYTNDDLPFSSFAYRIEAAQLFARALSIASTHEVHRDQIQNVDNLLAAWPHHLGVGKAEPVDSTGGVDHTLLQAHAVAEYTTMYLHFPRSDLVGVIAAASGIKSSLDLLPTYSRSMHGIKAVEAAKRFIDLVGLESSALKHSPLMLNGLLLSCTIQLSASSLRPSRYSGQFHSRLCLSLGILKTLYPVWALAREVSDGIRSMANQALPRKKDMASDSALSLVDSGINVSSLAEVDMAFSWMDFPPQLPAMSEQDEQNPGS
- a CDS encoding AA-permease domain-containing protein; translation: MDIQTKTEAHDSTQSSKSVDFEAADDTQLERGLHGRHLQFIAIGAAVGTGLFIGTGNALATAGPVSLLIAFIFVGSLLFSVMVALGEMAAYIPVAGAFTTYATRFLDPTFGFAMGWVYWFSWTITFALELTAAGLIIQYWDKSLNIGIWIAVFWVLFTIANFLPVRWFGEFEMWFSSIKVITIIGFIIFSICVNAGVGQQGYLGFKYWGTPGAFAEHLAEGATGRFIGFWSVMITAGFSYQGSELVAIGAGETKDPQKTIPSAMRWTFWGVFSFFISTVFFLGLNIPYTNEGLLSDSQDASASPLVIVAQLAGVPVLPSILNAVLLTAVLTAANSDVYSSSRILISLADSGHAPAFLKKTNRFGTPYYAVGFCAIFGFLSFLNLSNDGTVVFNWFLSITSVAGFIAWAIINVCHIRFMKALSFYQIPRSSLPYVAPFQPYLSWYGLIFTVLIIITSGFEVFIEWDTSKFFTNYISLILFVVLVAGHKLLFRTKMVPIQEMDIVTGSA
- a CDS encoding CENP-V/GFA domain-containing protein — encoded protein: MAPVNSGSCLCGACTYSYTDEPAMKAVCYCGTCRKISGGTNTTNFVVPDEKFTVESGQPKVFSTEHETGMFITLFFCPNCGTTVWKEASAPQFKGVKFVQAGTLTDPTNFTGKIDVELYAPERASWLVALQGAEQKEQL